One stretch of Carassius carassius chromosome 18, fCarCar2.1, whole genome shotgun sequence DNA includes these proteins:
- the LOC132092376 gene encoding Golgi resident protein GCP60-like, whose product MATEVQSGDLNSANSSRLEVSIDGLTLSPDSEGEQEQAETSAGQSPELSEDGEEGEPASSANIERKWGFSLVELYGLALRFFKEKDGKAFHPTYEDKLRLVALHKQVLLGAYNPDASPEVGFFDVLGNDRRKEWASLGNMEKDEAMLEFVNLLNKCCSLFAPFVTSHKIEKEEQERKRRDEEEQQRREEEERERLRQEEERRRHEEEERLRREEEERRQVEEERFRIEQQKQQIMAALNAQTAVQFQQYAAQQYPDSPEQQHILIRQLQEQHYQQYMQQLYQVQLAQQQAALQKQQEDAIVLSTLEASEVSAPSAGEEAPTLNGQTESTTDSLEREPDLETADQVTENGPTDSPPVIAAPSMWTRPQIKDFKEKIRQDVDSVITVGRGEVVTVRVPTHEEGSYLFWEFATDYFDVGFGVFFEWTDTTNASVSVHVSESSDEDEDEEGEGQSEEEKAKKEVGKPQVDEVVPVYRRDCHEEVYAGSHQYPGRGIYLLKFDNSYSLWRSKTVYYRVYYTR is encoded by the exons ATGGCGACAGAGGTTCAGAGCGGCGACCTCAACAGTGCAAATTCAAGCCGGCTCGAAGTGTCTATCGACGGGTTGACTTTGAGCCCGGATTCCGAGGGCGAACAGGAACAGGCCGAGACGTCTGCGGGGCAGAGTCCCGAGCTGAGCGAAGATGGGGAGGAGGGCGAACCTGCCAGCAGCGCTAACATCGAGAGGAAATGGGGCTTTTCTTTAGTCGAGCTCTACGGGCTGGCGCTCAGATTCTTTAAAG AGAAAGATGGGAAAGCCTTCCACCCGACCTATGAGGATAAACTGCGTCTGGTTGCCCTTCACAAGCAAGTGTTGCTGGGCGCTTACAACCCAGATGCTTCCCCTGAGGTGGGCTTCTTCGATGTACTGGGAAATGACCGCAG GAAAGAATGGGCATCTTTGGGCAACATGGAGAAGGACGAGGCTATGCTGGAGTTTGTAAATCTGTTAAATAAGTGTTGCAGTTTATTTGCACCTTTCGTCACATCACACAAGATTGAAAAGGAGGAGCAAGAAAGAAAGAG GAGGGATGAAGAGGAGCAGCAGCGTAGAGAGGAAGAGGAGCGTGAGCGGCTGCGGCAGGAGGAGGAGAGACGCAGGCATGAGGAAGAGGAGAGGCTGAGgcgagaagaggaagagagaagacAAGTTGAGGAGGAACGATTCCGTATAGAGCAGCAGAA GCAGCAGATCATGGCTGCACTGAATGCGCAGACAGCAGTGCAGTTCCAGCAGTATGCAGCGCAGCAGTACCCCGACAGTCCCGAGCAGCAGCACATCCTCATTCGACAGCTGCAGGAGCAGCACTATCAGCAGTACATGCAGCAGCTGTATCAGGTGCAGCTCGCTCAGCagcag GCTGCTTTGCAGAAACAACAGGAGGATGCTATAGTGCTGTCTACATTAGAGGCCAGTGAGGTGTCAGCGCCTTCTGCTGGAGAGGAGGCTCCCACACTGAACGGCCAAACAGAGTCCACTACTGACAGCTTAGAACGAGAGCCGGACCTGGAGACTGCAGACCAGGTCACTGAGAATGGACCCACTG ACTCTCCACCTGTAATAGCAGCCCCCTCCATGTGGACCCGGCCGCAGATAAAAGACTTTAAAGAGAAGATTCGTCAGGATGTGGACTCTGTGATCACGGTGGGCCGGGGGGAAGTGGTGACCGTCCGGGTTCCCACCCATGAGGAGGGCTCCTATCTCTTCTGGGAGTTTGCCACTGACTATTTCGACGTTGGCTTCGGAGTCTTCTTTGAATGGACTGACACTACTAACGCATCAGTCAGCGTGCACGTCAGCGAGTCTAGTGACGAAGACGAGGATGAAGAAG GTGAGGGCCAGTCTGAGGAAGAGAAAGCCAAGAAAGAGGTTGGGAAACCGCAGGTGGATGAGGTGGTGCCGGTGTACCGGCGGGACTGTCATGAGGAGGTGTACGCTGGGAGTCACCAGTATCCCGGCCGTGGTATATACTTGCTCAAGTTTGACAACTCCTACTCGCTCTGGAGGTCTAAAACCGTCTACTACAGAGTATATTACACCAGATAA